One part of the Terriglobales bacterium genome encodes these proteins:
- a CDS encoding ABC-2 family transporter protein: MTRYLSIYAALWKNSVVREMGFKANFLLWIVVEMLWFALQLGFIAVIYQHTDRIATWSKWEVVLLIAASHFIQQVYTAFFLTNITQLSESIRTGKLDFMLLLPINTRFLVSFRQVDLGGFINAASAAVVMVYALSRLGVEVTLAQIAGFLLLTLCSLLVHYSLMLILASTSFWTIRGQGIVWGYYNLFNIARMPDAAFRGFFKVFFTYAIPMLLVANVPAKLLAQKLQTPWE, from the coding sequence ATGACGCGTTATCTCTCGATTTATGCGGCGTTGTGGAAGAACTCTGTGGTCCGCGAGATGGGGTTCAAGGCAAACTTCCTTTTGTGGATTGTGGTGGAGATGCTCTGGTTCGCGCTGCAACTCGGGTTCATCGCCGTCATTTACCAGCATACCGACCGCATCGCAACGTGGTCGAAGTGGGAGGTCGTCCTGCTCATTGCCGCCAGCCACTTTATCCAGCAGGTTTACACCGCATTCTTTCTGACCAACATCACGCAACTCTCCGAGTCCATTCGGACGGGGAAGCTCGATTTCATGCTCCTGTTGCCGATCAACACGCGCTTCCTGGTCTCGTTCCGCCAAGTGGACCTGGGCGGGTTCATCAACGCGGCTTCGGCGGCGGTGGTGATGGTCTACGCGCTGAGCCGTTTGGGGGTGGAGGTTACGCTGGCGCAAATAGCAGGATTCCTCTTGCTGACTCTGTGCAGTCTGTTGGTGCATTATTCGTTAATGCTCATCCTGGCCAGCACCAGCTTCTGGACGATTCGCGGCCAGGGAATCGTTTGGGGGTACTACAACCTGTTCAACATTGCCCGGATGCCGGATGCTGCGTTCCGCGGCTTCTTCAAGGTATTCTTCACCTATGCGATACCCATGTTACTGGTGGCCAATGTTCCGGCGAAGCTGCTGGCTCAGAAGCTGCAAACCCCCTGGGAGAT